GTTTTCATCCATATCCTTGGCCAGACGGTAATTAACCCACAGGCCGTCCTTGCTGGATTCCAGTATACCCGCTCCCTGGAGCTGCTTCAGGTGACTGGATATGGTAGGCTGGGATAATCCTATGATCTCTTTAATTTCGCATACACATAAGTCCTGCTTATAATGAAGAAGCATTACTATCCTCAACCTTCCTTCATCTGATATGGCTTTTAAAGCATTGACTATTTGTTTTAAATCTCCCATGTTTAATCACCCCTAAATTATAATTATATATTTA
This genomic stretch from Actinomycetota bacterium harbors:
- a CDS encoding metalloregulator ArsR/SmtB family transcription factor gives rise to the protein MGDLKQIVNALKAISDEGRLRIVMLLHYKQDLCVCEIKEIIGLSQPTISSHLKQLQGAGILESSKDGLWVNYRLAKDMDENIKNIIGQIYDSIGKDRELQRDLKRISEINRHSICKG